In a single window of the Stigmatopora nigra isolate UIUO_SnigA chromosome 7, RoL_Snig_1.1, whole genome shotgun sequence genome:
- the gnl2 gene encoding nucleolar GTP-binding protein 2, translated as MVKHNFKGKSTINPSASSSNPDRAKTPGNGHLRDRSTIKRLNMYRQKQRCNNRGKVVKPLQYQSTVNPGTVARVEPNIKWFINTRVIKQASLQKFQDEMSAVQNNPYRFVMKSSKVPMTLLHTRIKAHNSKVHILDTEGFETTFGPKSQRKKPSLMFTDVKELLDQAEASTNSYNAEKDKDLVTEDSGIRDVAREEIFKKGQSKRIWGELYKVIDSSDVVIQVLDARDPMGTRSKNIESYIKKEKSWKHLIFVLNKCDLIPTWVTKRWVAVLSQEYPTLAFHASLTNSFGKGSLIQLLRQFGKLHTDKKQISVGFIGYPNVGKSSVINTLRSKKVCNVAPIAGETKVWQYITLMRRIFLIDCPGVVYPSEDSETDIVLKGVVQVEKIKDPEDHIQAVLERAKPEYIQKTYRIPSWSSAEDFLEKLAFRSGKLLKGGEPDLPTVSKMVLNDWQRGRIPFFVKPPGPDGEEEHAPVSSAPAVADSAEEVQTETEPVPNEEQEKQKKEQVQKMLSNVRQNFGKINVAPEFNEEDLIPVEMPDLDISASEGECEDEEDGDEDEEGGEDGTEAGEEKSEVQEKPEAEVKSSKKVIRELDEKIAKYKQFLDRAKSRRFSAIRIPKADTDQVLKGIQQAQNKAPTQRNRKRRADDDDDEESARQPKLTSKEKRALERAQRSKKVGSRYYETHNVKNKNKNKKIQDNQPGPSEGRKAKRAKR; from the exons ATGGTGAAGCATAACTTCAAGGGGAAAAGCACCATTAATCCCTCAGCGTCCAGTAGCAACCCTG ATCGGGCCAAGACTCCTGGCAATGGACACTTGAGGGACCGGTCCACTATCAAGCGTCTGAATATGtacagacaaaaacaaagatg TAACAATAGAGGAAAAGTCGTCAAACCCTTGCAGTACCAGTCCACAGTGAATCCCGGAACGGTGGCTCGAGTGGAACCCAACATCAAGTGGTTTA TAAATACGCGGGTGATTAAGCAGGCGTCCCTGCAGAAGTTCCAAGATGAGATGAGCGCGGTCCAGAATAATCCATATCGCTTCGTGATGAAGTCTAGCAAAGTGCCCATGACGTTGTTGCACACCCGCATTAAAGCCCAC AATTCAAAGGTCCACATTTTGGACACGGAGGGTTTCGAGACCACCTTTGGCCCCAAATCTCAGAGGAAGAAGCCCAGTCTTATGTTCACAGATGTTAAGGAGCTTTTGGACCAAGCTGAAGCTTCGACCAATAGTTACAATGCTGAAAAGGACAAAGACCTGGTGACTGAGGACTCAGGAATTCG GGATGTCGCCCGTGAGGAGATCTTTAAAAAGGGTCAATCCAAGAGGATTTGGGGAGAACTGTATAAG GTCATCGACTCGTCCGACGTGGTCATCCAAGTGCTGGACGCCAGGGACCCCATGGGAACCCGCTCCAAGAACATCGAGTCTTACATCAAGAAGGAGAAGTCGTGGAAGCACTTGATCTTTGTGCTCAATAAGTGCGACCTCATCCCCACTTGGGTcact AAACGCTGGGTGGCAGTGTTATCCCAAGAGTACCCCACGCTAGCTTTCCACGCCAGCCTCACCAACTCATTCGGTAAAGGCTCCCTTATCCAACTCCTCCGACAATTTGGCAAG CTCCACACggacaaaaaacaaatcagcGTCGGGTTTATCGGATACCCAAACGTGGGTAAAAGCTCTGTTATCAACACACTGCGATCAAAAAAAGTCTGCAACGTGGCACCCATTGCTGGGGAAACTAAG GTTTGGCAATACATTACGTTGATGAGAAGGATCTTTCTCATTGATTGTCCTGGTGTGGTCTACCCTTCAGAGGACAGTGAAACTGATATCGTTCTCAAGGGAGTG GTTCAAGTGGAGAAGATCAAGGACCCCGAGGACCACATTCAGGCGGTGCTAGAACGGGCTAAACCGGAGTATATCCAGAAGACGTATCGTATACCGTCGTGGAGCTCGGCCGAggattttttggagaaattgGCGTTCCGGAGTGGCAAACTTTTGAAG GGCGGTGAACCAGATCTTCCCACAGTGTCCAAAATGGTGTTGAATGATTGGCAGCGTGGGCGTATCCCTTTCTTTGTCAAACCTCCAGGGCCTGATGGTGAAGAG gaaCATGCGCCAGTAAGCTCCGCCCCGGCAGTAGCGGACAGCGCGGAGGAAGTCCAAACGGAGACGGAACCCGTCCCCAACGAAGAACAGGAGAAGCAAAAGAAGGAGCAAGTCCAAAAGATGTTGTCCAACGTGCGGCAGAACTTCGGCAAAATCAACGTGGCGCCCGAATTCAACGAGGAGGACCTGATACCCGTTGAAATGCCGGATTTGGACATCTCTGCCTCGGAGGGTGAGTGCGAGGACGAAGAAGATGgggatgaagatgaggaaggAGGAGAAGACGGGACGGAGGCTGGGGAGGAGAAGTCGGAAGTCCAAGAGAAACCGGAAGCCGAAGTGAAGAGCTCCAAGAAGGTGATACGGGAATTGGACGAGAAGATTGCCAAGTATAAGCAGTTCTTGGACCGAGCCAAATCCAGACGCTTCTCAGCCATCAG GATACCGAAAGCTGATACAGATCAAGTATTGAAAGGCATTCAACAAGCCCAAAATAAAG CTCCCACACAGAGAAACAGAAAGAGGAGAGcggatgacgacgatgacgaggAATCTGCCCGGCAACCCAAACTAACATCCAAAGAG AAAAGGGCGCTAGAGCGCGCCCAACGCTCGAAAAAAGTGGGCTCGCGCTACTACGAAACTCACAAcgtgaagaacaagaacaaaaacaagaaaatccaAGACAACCAACCAGGACCATCCGAAGGAAGAAAAGCTAAGAGAGCTAAGCGCTAA
- the dnali1 gene encoding axonemal dynein light intermediate polypeptide 1 produces MSEHAESLLKYETPVSVGKTTVRKSVKGRPFKVSQLQPTDLPVPPPPKTKATSPENEEILNVIFPPREWTEGNQLWTQRVSTIPSTRADVVHLEEALDRRLQQRRALETGICPIRRELYSQCFDELIRQVTINCAERGLLLLRVRDEIQMTITAYQKLYESSVVFGMRKALRGEQDKVDMRQRIADFEKEKQELTTQLNEQKSQRVADERRADEKREAQEKKHEEQLQFLKKTNQQLKAQLEGVLEHNK; encoded by the exons atgagcGAGCACGCAGAATCCCTTCTCAAATATGAAACCCCAGTTTCGGTCGGAAAAACGACTGTTAGAAAATCAGTAAAG GGACGTCCATTTAAAGTGAGCCAACTTCAGCCAACTGACTTACCTGTTCCCCCTCCCCCTAAAACTAAAGCAACCTCACCTGAAAATGAGGAAATTCTCAATGTCATCTTTCCACCCAG GGAGTGGACGGAGGGCAACCAGCTCTGGACTCAGCGAGTATCCACCATTCCCAGTACCCGGGCCGACGTGGTCCACCTGGAAGAAGCACTTGACAGAAGGTTACAGCAAAGGCGGGCTTTGGAAACTGGAATCTGCCCAATTCGGAGGGAACTGTACTCGCAGTGTTTCG atgagcTCATCCGACAAGTGACCATCAACTGTGCCGAGCGAGGCCTCCTGTTGCTGCGGGTCCGAGATGAGATCCAAATGACGATAACCGCCTACCAGAAGCTTTATGAAAGTAGCGTGGTGTTCGGTATGAGGAAAGCGCTGCGGGGCGAGCAGGACAAAGTGGACATGCGGCAAAGa ATCGCCGATTTCGAAAAGGAGAAACAAGAGCTAACGACGCAACTCAACGAGCAAAAATCCCAACGGGTCGCCGATGAGAGGCGAGCGGACGAAAAACGTGAAGCGCAAGAAAAAAAGCACGAGGAACAGCTTCAATTTCTCAAAAAAACCAATCAGCAACTAaag GCCCAgctggagggggtgctggagcacaacAAGTAA